The following are from one region of the Streptomyces decoyicus genome:
- a CDS encoding NAD(P)/FAD-dependent oxidoreductase, with translation MAQNTAFIIAGAGLAGAKAAETLRAEGFEGPVVLLGDETERPYERPPLSKGYLLGTTEKEKVYAHPPQWYADHEVDLRLGNAVTAIDPAGHEVTLADGSRLGYAKLLLATGSTPRPLPVPGADLDGVHTLRRLADSDRLKEVFRTASRIVVIGGGWIGLETTAAARAAGVEVTVLEAAPLPLLGVLGREAAQIFADLHTEHGVALRCGTQVTEITGTDGAVDGVRLADGTRIAADAVIVGVGITPNSEPAAEAGLKVDNGVVVDERLCSSHPDVHAAGDVANAYHPLLGRHLRVEHWANALHQPQTAAKAMLGQEVRYDRLPYFFTDQYDLGMEYTGYVGPEGYDRVVFRGDTGTREFIAFWLSGGRVLAGMNVNVWDVTEPIRALVASGRAVDPGRLADPDVPLADLVP, from the coding sequence ATGGCCCAGAACACGGCATTCATCATCGCGGGAGCGGGGCTGGCCGGCGCGAAGGCCGCGGAGACGCTGCGCGCGGAAGGCTTCGAGGGCCCCGTGGTGCTGCTGGGGGACGAGACCGAGCGTCCCTACGAGCGTCCTCCGCTGTCCAAGGGCTATCTCCTGGGCACCACGGAGAAGGAAAAGGTGTACGCCCATCCGCCGCAGTGGTACGCCGACCACGAGGTCGATCTGCGCCTGGGCAACGCCGTCACCGCCATCGACCCGGCCGGCCACGAGGTGACCCTCGCCGACGGCAGCCGGCTGGGCTACGCCAAGCTGCTGCTGGCCACCGGCTCCACACCGCGCCCGCTGCCGGTGCCCGGCGCCGACCTCGACGGGGTCCACACGCTGCGGCGCCTGGCGGACAGCGACCGCCTCAAGGAGGTCTTCCGGACCGCGTCCCGGATCGTGGTGATCGGCGGCGGCTGGATCGGTCTGGAGACCACGGCCGCGGCGCGCGCAGCCGGGGTCGAGGTGACCGTGCTGGAGGCGGCGCCGCTGCCCCTGCTGGGGGTGCTGGGCCGCGAGGCCGCCCAGATCTTCGCCGATCTGCACACCGAGCACGGCGTCGCGCTGCGCTGCGGCACCCAGGTCACGGAGATCACCGGTACGGACGGTGCGGTGGACGGGGTACGGCTGGCCGACGGCACCCGTATCGCGGCGGACGCGGTCATCGTCGGCGTCGGGATCACCCCCAACAGCGAGCCGGCCGCCGAGGCCGGGCTCAAGGTCGACAACGGTGTCGTCGTGGACGAGCGGCTGTGTTCCTCCCACCCCGACGTCCACGCCGCCGGCGATGTCGCCAACGCCTACCACCCCCTCCTGGGCCGGCACCTCCGCGTCGAACACTGGGCGAACGCCCTCCACCAGCCGCAGACCGCCGCCAAGGCCATGCTGGGCCAGGAGGTCCGCTACGACCGGCTGCCGTACTTCTTCACCGACCAGTACGACCTGGGCATGGAGTACACCGGGTACGTCGGGCCGGAGGGCTATGACCGGGTCGTCTTCCGCGGCGACACCGGCACCCGTGAGTTCATCGCCTTCTGGCTCTCCGGCGGCCGGGTGCTGGCC